From Lucilia cuprina isolate Lc7/37 chromosome 4, ASM2204524v1, whole genome shotgun sequence:
AAACATTTTTGATTCAACACATTTGACAACAAATATGGAAGAGTTAAGCTTTTGTATGGGATGTATTAATTTCTCTTCCAGTTGATATAAATCccataaatgttgtttttgttctagtGGTATATTAAGATTCCACAATATGCTTTTATCTATCGGATACACTTCGGCCACCGCAACATCCGTTAAAACTTTACATGCCTTAATATGGCGACACACCAAGTGAGTGGGTTCGAAAGCATCATATTTACAATTATCTACATAACACACAGCACTGGGAGGAGATTCCACCGACTCAACCGTTTCTGTAATGCTAACAAAATTACGCGGGTTCAGTAATTTTTCTTTACTGCGTAACGAATAGAGTTTCGTACGACCGTAGGTAATCAATTGTATGGGATCAAAAGGTTTAATAGCGGCAAGTCTTTTAATACGCAAATCACAGTTAACATTACGACATATTAGAGCCCGCTGGCCGTTAATGAAACCACAAGATGTGCACTTTTTCAGGCCACGCAATGACGCTcgacataaaatattatttttagttaaagtttCACACTTTGATTcactttttaacatatttttaaatttattctaacactttaattaactttttttttcatataaacttatttttatcaaCTAAAAATTACCGTGCGAGTTTATCGCAGTCGGCAGACAACTTGTCAACAGCAATacccatttaaaatacactctACGGTTTGTCAAGCACTCAGTGTAGTTTGGTGCCATTATAGCATGTTTACAATTGGGACCGCTGTCGACATACCACACAAAAAGAGCGAGCGACGAATTAAAATTAAGACGACAGACCACAAGTtcaaatttgtaaagaaaattcatagcaaattattgatttgttaaaaatgtcgCCAACTACAAGACGAAATGTATTAAACTCATTGTCAACAGTGGTTATTGTTCCAATTGTAATAAAACTGTTACGTTGACGCTGCCTACGCCTCAACAAGGCTTTTTGTCGCTGTGTTTGATTTCCTAAggatttaaaaaggtttcaaacATTCATACAGTTTGTCAGGCGGCAATGTTTCTTATCAGTATTTGAGTTGCCAATCATTTGATTTTTCCGTCAAATGATTGGCAAAGTATCATTTTGTTAACAGCTGATTAATGACTgccaaaatacaaataataataaagaaaaagataaaaaatttgacgaaatttgtaaaaatattaaattaaataaaatgttgttcttAGCCATACTCttaatatgtttctttttaacGTTTATCACagatataattaaatttgtaagtattttctgaattatatttattattttgattaaaaataactaCTCCATTTTCACagctaaaaatttctaaattgtttGCTCCAAAACGTGATGCAGCCACTGCCGGCTTACAACAGGAGCTTCGTAAAGCTCGTGAAGAATTGCAAAATGTTAAGAATTGCGGTCCGGCCAATGGAGAGTATTCCCTTTTCATTAAAACTATGAGAGCCGAACAAAAAGTTAAAGATTTGGAACAGAAAATACGCAGTGAACGTACAGTAGGCCAATTGAAAGGTGCTTCCGCAGAGCTTATACtcaattatggcataaaaactgtgcTCTATATTACATTAGTTATTATTTCCATAAGAAATCGTTATAATCCAGTTCTAATATTTGGagaacaatttaattttcaaccttTACAGGGTCTATTAACTTTTCCCACGGGAGTGGCAAATGCCGTCTCTGTACCCGTATGGGTGTTATCTTGTAACGTAACATTTAGATTAATTTCTGGACTgattaagcaaaaataaattatttaaattttagtgaaaGGTGTAAGAAAGCGAAATTTATTACGGATTTTAATTGATAttagataatttaaatatatttgaagaATAATTCCTACCCTTCAGATCTGAATATAAAATGTTCTCGTTATAAAgtcttttatttatactttaaataaCAATCTCGTTGCACAATCCCCTGAATAaatagtttaaactttttttataacaatttatttactaatttttaatagttgttcattatcaaaacaattaaaattaacttgTGCCTCTATCCATCTGGCCACCGTTAAGAGCAACTCTTCATTGAGAGTATTGCTCATTAATTGCAAACCTATAGGCATACCTTGACTAGACACCCTAATGGGTATAGAAATTGCTGGTATACCCGCCATATTGGCAGGTTGAGTACAAAAATCTTGTACCGCACATTGATCACGATTGGAAACTGAAACAAAATCCTTATATAAAGGAGCATCCGATAAGGTGGAAGGTGTTAAAAGTATATCAACTTTTTCATCCTCTTGACCGCTCACAAATACACGTTGAAAATCTTCGGCTATTAAACGACGTACCCTCAaagctttttcaaaatataaatcataattttggCGCAGCAAGAAATAATTGCCCGTTAAAATTCTAGTCTTAACCACATTATTAAATCCTTCAGCTCTTGTTTTGGCATATAATTCTTCGGTACTTCTATCATCATCGGCACGATGACCATATTCAATGCCATCGTAACGAGCCATATTACTGGCTACTTCACATTGGTTTAAAATCGAATAAACGAAAATACTAGCAGCAGTATGGGGTAAGGAAACTTGTTTGACCTGCGCTCCTCCTGATTCCAAAATATCGGCTATTTTTCTCCACGTCTCTAGTACTTCCACTGATAAGCCATCACAATGATATTCTTTGGGTATGCCAATACGTACGTTTTTTAAGTCAATGTCATCTGGTTCGGCTAGGTTGATTGGTCGATAGGGTTTTTTAATCGTAGTCGAGTCACGATGATCTGGTCCAGCCACTGCATTTAGAATATCCACACAATCGCTTACACAACGTGTAAATATACCGGGGACATCCATAGAATTTACTAAGGGAATAAGACCATGTCTGGAAACTAAGCCATAGGTTGGTTTTAAACCTACAACACCACAATATGAGGCAGGATTACGTGTAGAGCCACCGGTATCGGAGCCAATTGAACTGCAAATATaggttatacataaaatttcttataaagactatagataacATTGAAACTGGaagtttacataaaattaagagaaaatacaaattttaaagataattttttttaaatatcattatttcaattttcttattaataacatttaccAACACCGTTCATGGCTTTGATACTTGGCAACCCTAAACGACAAGACATTTCACTTGACATTTGACAGTCAACTGTCAGTTGGTTGGTTTTCTAAAGGCAGCGCTGTAAGCAGCAAAAAGtgtgtttttcatataatttttttacagaaataatcgcaatttttaattctttttagcaaaaaacaaaagaaaaatgtctGCTCTTTTACGTTTTGCCAATCGTGCTGTTGTCCAGCGTTCTATCGCTTACAATCAATCGCTCAGCATTGTGCGTGGCATTAAAACTTCACCCAAAAAAGATGAAACTGCTGCTTCTGTTGCACCCGTAACAAAAGAAGATTTTGCAAATCCCAATCCCAAAAACTGGGTTAGTTTTGGTTTTGATACAAAAGATGAGACCAATGATCGCAACTCAACAAAGTCGTCATTCTTCTTTGCCGTAACTTTGTGTTTGGCTTGGGGTACATTCTTCTGGGCATATTTGCCCGACACACAATTGCGTGATTGGGCCCAACGTGAAGCCTACTTGGAATTGCGTCGCCGTGAAAAGGCCGGTGTTGATTTGGTCAGCCCTAACTATGTAGATCCTGCCAGCATTTCGCTGCCTTCCGATGATGAACTTGGTGATACCGAAATCATCATTTAAAcgataaacaatataataaacaaaaaagtgtttttctttttctaaatatttaagtgTAATTGATAATGTTATGTAATTGAATGGAACGGAGCAGAGAGCCAGCTGAGGcgttgaaatttaataaaaattagtgAAAAGAATTTAGTGGAagtgttgaattttattaaaaatcttatgAAACAAAGgagattgtgtaaaaaaataataatttgtcagAAGCTGCAATGATTTAAGATTTTGAGGTTGTGTTTACGTTTACGAACAGGGGTGGTAtataagaaatgttaaaaagttgataatggatttttttaattttttgtaaaaattgaaaCTTACCCATAACAAATGCCACTTGCAACAGCTAAAGCTGAACCGCCAGAACTGCCACCAGTTATACGCCAATTGTTTTCACTAAAATCTTCACTCCAACAGTTTTTAGCTGGACCGTAAATGGAATCTACCGTACCAGAGCCCATAGCAAATTGGTCCATATTAGTTTTACCTATTAGAATGGCACCAGCTGCCAATAAACGCTCGTAAACGGTGGCATTGTAAGgaggaacaaaattttcaagcattctgtaaaaaataaagtaattttttactcATTTTAACGATATTTATGGAATAGTTGCAAAACTTTTAGTTTAGGCGTAGTAATAGGAATGAATTTACTAAATTCAATTTaggcaacattttaaaatataagtttcTAGGTAAATCCGGGtctaaattatttaacttttgacAAATGGAAACTTTCGCTGATGAATACCTATATATTAAAGAACCGAATTACACAAAAGTATACAATTCTTCGTTGCTCCGAAAAAAAGTCACTATGTGTCTCTTGTTAGGATTGCAGAGGTCTTGTAGCATAACTTTCTACAAGTGTGTA
This genomic window contains:
- the LOC111676463 gene encoding guided entry of tail-anchored proteins factor 1, which gives rise to MLFLAILLICFFLTFITDIIKFLKISKLFAPKRDAATAGLQQELRKAREELQNVKNCGPANGEYSLFIKTMRAEQKVKDLEQKIRSERTVGQLKGASAELILNYGIKTVLYITLVIISIRNRYNPVLIFGEQFNFQPLQGLLTFPTGVANAVSVPVWVLSCNVTFRLISGLIKQK
- the LOC111676449 gene encoding glutamyl-tRNA(Gln) amidotransferase subunit A, mitochondrial; the encoded protein is MRRHLKQNIKQLTTSYQNGFYSPRHVTDCALDNAVKFKELNAFIRITPELALHQAKESAHRYHEKQVKGALDGITIAMKDNFCTKDVHTTCASKMLENFVPPYNATVYERLLAAGAILIGKTNMDQFAMGSGTVDSIYGPAKNCWSEDFSENNWRITGGSSGGSALAVASGICYGSIGSDTGGSTRNPASYCGVVGLKPTYGLVSRHGLIPLVNSMDVPGIFTRCVSDCVDILNAVAGPDHRDSTTIKKPYRPINLAEPDDIDLKNVRIGIPKEYHCDGLSVEVLETWRKIADILESGGAQVKQVSLPHTAASIFVYSILNQCEVASNMARYDGIEYGHRADDDRSTEELYAKTRAEGFNNVVKTRILTGNYFLLRQNYDLYFEKALRVRRLIAEDFQRVFVSGQEDEKVDILLTPSTLSDAPLYKDFVSVSNRDQCAVQDFCTQPANMAGIPAISIPIRVSSQGMPIGLQLMSNTLNEELLLTVARWIEAQVNFNCFDNEQLLKISK
- the LOC111676450 gene encoding NADH dehydrogenase [ubiquinone] 1 beta subcomplex subunit 11, mitochondrial — encoded protein: MSALLRFANRAVVQRSIAYNQSLSIVRGIKTSPKKDETAASVAPVTKEDFANPNPKNWVSFGFDTKDETNDRNSTKSSFFFAVTLCLAWGTFFWAYLPDTQLRDWAQREAYLELRRREKAGVDLVSPNYVDPASISLPSDDELGDTEIII